In Egicoccus sp. AB-alg6-2, a genomic segment contains:
- the secF gene encoding protein translocase subunit SecF, with the protein MRTPNFDFVGRSRLWAMISGALVLVSLGSLLIGGLDLSIDFVGGTAYRLEGIDPETTSDDLRAAAEDAGARDVLPQLQGEGDTRGALVRTDAMEPGSDEALAVERALVEVSDADNATISFVGPNWGQRITQQALEALLVFMVVVVIYISFRLEFKMAVAAVVALVHDLLITIGLYALVGFNVSPATVIALLTILGYSLYDTVVVFDRVKENAVQLGEPGRRTYAQLINASMNEVLYRSLNTSITSVLPVAALLFIGAQVLGATTLQDLALALFLGMAVGVYSSLFVASPFLAWWKMREPEQRKAAERETERLARGDEPDAEVAAPTASASRRAPITTEYVRGEGKRKKRRR; encoded by the coding sequence ATGAGGACGCCCAACTTCGACTTCGTCGGGCGCAGCCGCCTGTGGGCCATGATCTCGGGTGCCCTGGTGCTCGTCAGCCTCGGCTCGTTGCTGATCGGCGGCCTCGACCTGTCGATCGACTTCGTCGGGGGGACCGCCTACCGGCTCGAGGGCATCGATCCCGAGACGACCTCCGACGACCTGCGCGCGGCCGCCGAGGACGCCGGTGCCCGCGACGTGCTCCCGCAGCTGCAGGGCGAGGGCGACACCCGCGGCGCACTCGTGCGTACGGACGCGATGGAGCCCGGCAGCGACGAGGCGCTCGCGGTGGAGCGGGCGCTGGTCGAGGTGTCGGACGCCGACAACGCCACCATCAGCTTCGTCGGGCCCAACTGGGGCCAGCGCATCACCCAGCAGGCGCTCGAGGCCCTGCTGGTCTTCATGGTCGTGGTCGTGATCTACATCTCCTTCCGGCTCGAGTTCAAGATGGCCGTCGCGGCCGTCGTCGCGCTGGTGCACGACCTGCTCATCACGATCGGCCTGTACGCCTTGGTGGGCTTCAACGTCTCGCCGGCCACGGTGATCGCGCTGCTGACGATCCTCGGTTACTCGCTCTATGACACGGTGGTGGTGTTCGACCGGGTCAAGGAGAACGCGGTCCAGCTCGGCGAGCCGGGCCGACGCACGTACGCGCAGTTGATCAACGCGTCGATGAACGAGGTGCTGTACCGCTCGCTCAACACCTCGATCACGTCGGTCCTGCCGGTCGCGGCACTGCTGTTCATCGGCGCCCAGGTCCTGGGTGCGACGACGCTGCAGGACCTCGCCTTGGCGCTGTTCCTCGGCATGGCGGTCGGCGTCTACTCGTCGCTGTTCGTGGCTTCGCCCTTCCTCGCATGGTGGAAGATGCGCGAGCCCGAGCAGCGCAAGGCCGCCGAGCGCGAGACCGAACGGCTCGCCCGCGGTGACGAACCCGACGCCGAGGTCGCCGCCCCCACCGCC
- the secD gene encoding protein translocase subunit SecD has translation MNKRSLVATLMVTLLVVLLAGTYLGLGNRPNLGLDLQGGISAVYTAELEGDEPEEGIDDILDQTVEVIRARVDSLGVAEPDISRAGNDIIVQLPGISDADRVQEIIGTTAQLAFRPVEDILVPGDPAYDEGPDCTAPVDEREELPAEESGILCGSPTDGATPGDDDDEAALAEVEKYRVGPIALTGERIDDAFPTLGQGGFEVSLQLDSQGAAEWAQITGDLACQRDQGQPGMLAIVLDNVVESAPGMNPGVACGVGITGGQATITTGGATQAEQETDAVDLALILRTGALPISLDAATFDVVSPTLGTESLRSGLLAGIIGLVLVAIWLLFFYRALGAVALAALGIFGVVILSLVTALGTVGFALTLAGIAGLIVSIGITADSSIIFFERIRDEANLGKTVRTSVRTAFSSAFRTNLAGNTVTLAAAVILYFLAVGPVRGFALMLGIASILDIVIMYFFTRPLVFLLSGTKLMNRRTVRAAEPATVTAGGRR, from the coding sequence GTGAACAAACGGAGCCTCGTCGCCACCCTCATGGTGACCCTGCTCGTGGTGCTGCTCGCCGGCACCTACCTCGGCCTGGGCAACCGGCCCAACCTCGGCCTCGACCTGCAGGGCGGCATCAGCGCGGTCTACACCGCCGAACTCGAGGGGGACGAGCCCGAGGAGGGCATCGACGACATCCTCGACCAGACCGTCGAGGTCATCCGCGCGCGCGTCGACAGCCTCGGGGTCGCCGAGCCCGACATCTCGCGGGCCGGCAACGACATCATCGTGCAGTTGCCTGGCATCTCCGACGCGGACCGGGTCCAGGAGATCATCGGCACGACGGCGCAGCTCGCCTTCCGTCCGGTCGAGGACATCCTCGTGCCCGGTGACCCCGCCTACGACGAGGGCCCCGACTGCACCGCCCCGGTCGACGAGCGCGAGGAGCTCCCGGCCGAGGAGTCGGGGATCCTGTGCGGGTCCCCGACCGACGGCGCCACCCCCGGTGACGACGACGACGAGGCCGCCCTCGCCGAGGTCGAGAAGTACCGCGTCGGACCGATCGCCCTGACCGGCGAACGGATCGACGACGCCTTCCCGACCCTGGGACAAGGCGGCTTCGAGGTGTCGCTGCAGCTCGACAGCCAGGGCGCGGCGGAGTGGGCGCAGATCACCGGCGACCTGGCCTGCCAGCGCGACCAGGGCCAGCCAGGGATGCTCGCCATCGTCCTCGACAACGTCGTGGAGTCCGCGCCCGGGATGAACCCCGGCGTCGCCTGCGGCGTCGGCATCACGGGCGGACAGGCGACGATCACCACCGGCGGCGCGACCCAGGCCGAACAGGAGACCGACGCGGTCGACCTCGCCCTGATCCTGCGCACGGGTGCGCTGCCGATCAGCCTCGACGCCGCCACCTTCGACGTCGTGTCGCCGACCCTGGGCACCGAGTCGTTGCGCTCGGGGCTGCTCGCCGGGATCATCGGCCTGGTGCTGGTCGCGATCTGGCTGCTCTTCTTCTACCGCGCGCTCGGGGCGGTCGCGCTCGCGGCGCTGGGCATCTTCGGCGTGGTCATCCTGTCGCTGGTCACGGCGCTCGGCACGGTCGGGTTCGCCCTGACCCTGGCCGGCATCGCCGGGTTGATCGTCTCGATCGGCATCACCGCCGACTCCTCGATCATCTTCTTCGAACGCATCCGTGACGAGGCCAACCTGGGCAAGACGGTACGCACCAGCGTCCGGACCGCCTTCTCGTCGGCCTTCCGGACCAACCTGGCCGGCAACACCGTCACGCTGGCGGCCGCGGTGATCCTGTACTTCCTCGCCGTGGGCCCGGTCCGTGGCTTCGCGCTGATGCTCGGCATCGCCAGCATCCTCGACATCGTCATCATGTACTTCTTCACCCGCCCGCTGGTGTTCCTGCTCTCGGGTACCAAGCTGATGAACCGCCGGACGGTCCGGGCCGCCGAACCGGCCACCGTGACCGCAGGGGGACGCCGATGA